atgtaacaattttttaattttaataattgtagaaTTATGACTATACTTAAAGAAAACTATATATTTGATTATAGCAAAAAACTGTTTAATAGTAAGCTGTAGATTTAAACCTTATTGTTTGCAGGCATGGCAATTAAGATTTTCTCATTTAGTCGGCTATGGTGCCaagtattattcttatttaatttCTCGTGCAATTGCTACTTGGATTTGGCAAACTTATTTTCAAGCAGATCCTTTTAATCGAACAGCTGGTGATCGATATCGAAAAGAGTGTTTAGTACATGGAGGTGGTAAACCACCTTCCACTCTAGTATCTGATTTTTTAAACAAAGAAGCTAGCGCTAGTAATTTCGCAAAATCCTTGCTTAATGAAATTGATATGAAAACTGAACACGTACAAAAAGTAAGGGGACTAGCTTAATCGTGTTCAAACAATGATTGatatagtaatatttaaaatgtaaggTGCTTAAAAAGTTTTTCTACtatgtacaaaaattttgtcacaaggaacatattaaaaatattgatagacatatattatatatatatatatatatatatatataatatatatattgtaaataaaatttaaataattttaattcataCATTATAAGCAAAAAGTAAtatgaatatttcattttattttattacaactaTAGAACCTTACTCTATTTACAATCTTAATAAATTTACGAATgattcgataaaaataagttttttaatataataaaaacaaaacgCAGTAGAAGGTAGTTTAAGAAAGCATTAATTTCTAcaatttagttttatttattcCATTTCAAGCATTGAAATTAgttctttttcattttattgttataaaaagaaaaataaagtagaaaaggtataatatggcaataccattatattttcacatttgtaTTTGTTTTAAATGGTTTTACTATAAGCTTACCATGTACTGCGTttataatgattttatttttatattaaaactcTCCGTTAGAACTCCCATTAAAATTATCTAATGATTGATCAATAACATTTTTCCTTgtgtttatacaaaatttcgTTAATAAACCGTTTCATAATTACATCGACATAAAACGATTAAACAAGTCACTGGATGAGTCAAATCttattaatagtattaataatacatatatattatatgttcttTTATAACAATTGATTCCTACTTCACgcaactttttattttctttttttgaaatattgaaatttattacatattttatgaaatacaatTAGATTATTTATATTCACAAAAAAGTACTGGACCTTTTTTTTACAAGTCTCTTGTTCGAGCCTTCAGATTACACTACAAGTCATAGTAAGAAATTGTGTACCTATTCTAATGTATAATTACAGCGATTTCAAGTCCATTGTgtcatttttctaaaaattttattttgcacagcatttacacgaattataaattatttctttaacaaCCGTTTGTAAAATAACCTTGTAATACAGAGTTACTGAAAAGAAATGATACTGATATATGCATTATAAGGTTTTATAGATTACAATTTCATAAAGTATTATATTATTCAAAACTGACATTTTAGTTTGAAAAGAtcagtattattatttcaattactttcacaacatatgcatatataaaaATGGCAAGATTAATgtataaattgaaaagtttattctataaatataaatagctTTTTAAATAGTATAGTTTCAACTAATTTTAACatcatataatatgtataaagcaaaatcacaattaggcaaaattatttttgtattgcgTTCCCttttaatttgtatataaagatatataagatacatatatttatataaaattgtactcttcactacaatttattcaaaatatataaagaaaGTAAACTAGGTATGGCATTAATTAGATACTATAATTTTATAGTGAAAATGTTAAAGTTAACGATAGAGTattcttattatttaataatatgaaacaCTTTTACTGTGCTCTTTAATATGTatctctttcaatttttatctcaactaataatttttaaatgtaataaatatttatttgtataataaagTTATGACTGAAGATGTTGATCGCATAtcgttcaaaaataaaaagtagaTTATTTAAAAGGTgttccatattatttttaaattcgtcaTACATTAGACGTAAATTACTTTACTATTATTTTGATGAAGATGGATATCAtttatataatgatatattctgttttcttatttataaaCTCTGTATTATAAGgtaatgtacaaaaatttgttacagaaatacatattatattccTAATAAGATTTCTTCAAACTCGTGGCGTTTATCTTTTTAATATGCACATATATGTCTTCCCTTTTCGGCAATATCTGTAAAAACgtgttttcatatttattaattaagtaTTTTGCATGTAACAGAATATTATTCTCAATacacgaatttttattttttagtatgTTTTTCACTTGTTTAAAACAATGTCAGTAATCACTGCGTTCAACGTCCACAGTACACTATTTCATGTTGTTACAAATGACGTGTTCCTGATCACTTATGCCGATATTTCGTATTTTCGTCTTAGGATATTATTACTGTGTTATTTTTCTTAAATCTTTAATATGCCGTGAAAAACTattgatacatttttaaatgctgTACCATTGAAAACATTTTGCAGATGGTCCTTTTTAGCAAAATCCAGAAACAACACAAGAATACTAACGATAAAACACTGTTTAAAAAAAGGTCTCAATTGTCCAGTATTCATTGCGCACTATAAAAACCAAAACAATGATGTACACTCTAATTTTTTTATCAACTGACCATACGCTGCAACATTCTGCGGACAATTAGTCAGTTTTAAGTTTCTCATTTTTCTCCTGTAACATGTCACATTCACAATAGGCAAACACATAATGACCACCCAGTCTGAAATGACTTTGGCATTTGATTCAGGTTACGCAACATAGTTATATTCATTTGCATTATCTTTATCTCGTTCCATATAATCCCTATCTATAAGAGATTCAATACGTTTCTTCAGATCAGCCGGCTAAAAAaagatattgttatattattttataattaacttaTTTATgttaaagtatttaaaatatattacagcTTTTAAATCAACATACCTTTACAGGAAATTTTAACTGATTATACAGTTCACTGATTAATAAATTGTGTGTAAGTGTTTTTCTCATTTTCATAGTTCTGACAATAGCTGCATCTATTTGATATTGTCTATCCTGATAGACCCTTTCTTCTGTAGCCTTCTGTTCTTCATTctaagtaaaatataatttatacattcatatttaaaaatctgataaCATATAAAATGTAACGACTTAAAAAAGTCATTAAAGTATTTTTTACCGTTTCTTTCAtttgaatttgatttatttttattctaaataatttatttgtgaaATCTGCATTAAATACAAATCTATCGGTATCCCCAACATCTCTTCCTCTTGGGTTCTTTTGTAATACTCTAGCTTTTCCGCAAGCTAAAGATTGTAAAGTTCTTCTGAGTTCACCATCTTCTATATTAGTAGCTGCTTTTATATCTTCCAGCGATAAATTATCAGCGTCATTGAACAGAAGTAACACCAATGCTTGAAATAATGACACTAAAAACTCTTTATTACCCTGTTtttgaatgtaaataaaatgaatagtGAATCATGTTTATTGTTACATTatatttcttacaaaaaatAAGTTATACCTGATTAAACCAAGCTTTGAGTACACAATGTCCCAAAGTAGGTTGCCACTGCAATTTTCTACCACTATGCTTTCCcaaatagaatttattaaatacatccTGGTATTGAACCATTTCTGGAGGTAATGTTACTTCCATTACTGGATATGTTGGCCAATAACCCATTGTAAGTATCGAAACTGTTAAATCCAAATTGCTGGCAGACAATTcactttgcaaatttccagCATACTAAATCATAAACAACAAACTTTTTGTAATAacgtaatatataaaattatatatgagAAAAACtactatatatttaaaaataacattcatCGGAATGCTTATATACCTGCTTAAAAGCAATATTAATATCTTTGCTAAGTTCCATATCTTTGAACATTCCTTCCAATTTACTAGTGAAACCACCACCACATTCTTGTTTTAATTTCGATAACATGGATTTTTCAGCATCAACAGAAGCTGATTTACCAACTAATAAACGTTTAGCCaaatcttttttataaaatgctTCGAATACATCTTTTCCGTGTATAAATCGAAATAATACCATGATTTTATCTAATAATCTTTCTAATTCTTCTTCTGTTGCTTCCTTGTTACCAGCTCGCAATTTGCAATCAACGAATTTTGCTATCATCATAAAAAGGTACATAATGCTTATTTatccaaataataatttaaaacatagAAACATTGAATGATACCTATTAATTCCGCTGGTTTATTTGCTCGTTGGTTAATAAAAGCTTCAAAAGCTTCTTTTAAACTATTagcaaatttctcatttttatgaAAGCATGTATTAACTATATTGTCCATTTTGTCTTTGAAATCTAAAAGCTCTTGAACCATAGTTTTATCTTTTTCTGGATCTATGACTATAGTTTTACCCTTTTTCTATGgaaacagaaaagaaaataaatttcattctgtATTTCTACATACATCAACATATTTGTATACTGTATGTGCAAAGCATACCTTTATgtaagaattgaaattttgacaaAGTTCTATAAGACCACACTTTATACgactatataaattataaagtaaaGATAAATCACTAATTCTATTTTCATCCAATAAACCACTCAATCCTTTTTGTAAAATGCTAGTAATATGTTCAGATAATAATTGCTTTTCTACTGTATGTATTAGCGAGCACCTGCAACATTAAATTGATATTAGAGTCCTGTGCGTATATATTATAGTAGCCCATATAAAGAACATACTTTGTAGATGCATCAAGATAGTGTAATAAACGTTCATTTTCTTCCTGCAAACGTTTATCTACGTGTGCTAAGTACTCAGGAACATCGTGTTCGTTCATTAATCGTTGACCTTCTGCAGCATATA
This genomic window from Megachile rotundata isolate GNS110a chromosome 14, iyMegRotu1, whole genome shotgun sequence contains:
- the Cul4 gene encoding cullin 4, giving the protein MSRLGGTQVLATAQVKRTAADHTAVLNFSAAKRSKLSAVAVTEINETENMTDTAAATTDTQKRANFSALTVGNPNGVNKISPSLASAKPGTARKLVIKNFKNKPKLPENYQEQTWEKLQEAVIAIQTSKSIRYSLEELYQAVENMCNHKMASTLYTKLTRLTEAHVQANIEQFLAESMDRHIFLKKMNECWQSHCRQMIMIRSIFLYLDRTYVLQNPSILSIWDMGLHLFRVYIVLNNLVQTRTVEGLLMLIEKERQGDTVDRTLLKSLLRMLSDLQIYQDAFESKFLVATERLYAAEGQRLMNEHDVPEYLAHVDKRLQEENERLLHYLDASTKCSLIHTVEKQLLSEHITSILQKGLSGLLDENRISDLSLLYNLYSRIKCGLIELCQNFNSYIKKKGKTIVIDPEKDKTMVQELLDFKDKMDNIVNTCFHKNEKFANSLKEAFEAFINQRANKPAELIAKFVDCKLRAGNKEATEEELERLLDKIMVLFRFIHGKDVFEAFYKKDLAKRLLVGKSASVDAEKSMLSKLKQECGGGFTSKLEGMFKDMELSKDINIAFKQYAGNLQSELSASNLDLTVSILTMGYWPTYPVMEVTLPPEMVQYQDVFNKFYLGKHSGRKLQWQPTLGHCVLKAWFNQGNKEFLVSLFQALVLLLFNDADNLSLEDIKAATNIEDGELRRTLQSLACGKARVLQKNPRGRDVGDTDRFVFNADFTNKLFRIKINQIQMKETNEEQKATEERVYQDRQYQIDAAIVRTMKMRKTLTHNLLISELYNQLKFPVKPADLKKRIESLIDRDYMERDKDNANEYNYVA